From the genome of Verrucomicrobiia bacterium, one region includes:
- a CDS encoding TonB-dependent receptor yields MGAAGVLLGVVSSPGELIAQPTTNAPAPVRLPEVVVEGRADSLIGVADSATEGTVGARQLEARPTARAGEVLETVPGVIITQHAGGGKANQYFLRGFNLDHGTDFATLLDGMPVNLPTHGHGQGYTDMNIVIPELVQRVNYQKGVYYAENGDFASAGAAHLETFKVLPQSLAQVEGGMYGFMRGVFAASPQVGSGHLLYGLEAYHYDGPWKRPDDYQKFNGLLTYSQGDAANGWSVTARGYHGKWASSDQVAASAVADGLVPFFGSLNDTTGGDSQRYSLQAEWNRADANSATRLAAYSFYYDLDLISDFTYFLVDTNRGDQFEQTDRRWVAGANAGHTWFNEWFARDVENTFGLQLRNDVIRNGLYQTQAGQRVDKVNADDGRVLSATTRADDVLQTSFGGYYENRIQWAEKLRSVVGLRGDLYYYDVDSNLPINSGERTAAIGSPKASLIFGPWARTEVYAQGGLGFHSNDGRGTTTRMDPLTGNPVPRADPLVQTYGAEVGVRTLALEGLHSTVSVWWLDMDSELVFIGDAGTTEASRPSRRYGVEWANYYTLAQRLTLDADFSFSHAEFRDHDPVGRHIPGSIESVIAAGITYTSDAGWFAGLRLRYFGPRPLMEDNSFRSGSTILLGARLGYRFNQTWTLTAEVFNLLNRRDHDIDYAYESRVRPGDTPETQIHFHPVEPIQARFALAARF; encoded by the coding sequence TTGGGCGCGGCCGGTGTTCTCCTTGGGGTCGTCAGCAGTCCGGGTGAACTTATCGCGCAACCAACGACCAACGCGCCCGCACCGGTGCGGCTGCCGGAGGTGGTGGTGGAAGGTCGCGCGGACAGTCTGATTGGGGTGGCGGATTCGGCGACGGAGGGAACGGTTGGCGCGCGCCAACTCGAGGCGCGACCGACGGCGCGAGCGGGCGAAGTATTGGAGACGGTGCCGGGGGTCATCATCACGCAACACGCGGGCGGCGGCAAAGCGAACCAGTATTTTCTGCGCGGTTTCAATCTGGATCACGGGACGGATTTTGCCACGTTGCTCGATGGCATGCCGGTGAATCTACCCACGCACGGCCACGGACAGGGTTACACCGATATGAACATCGTGATCCCGGAACTGGTGCAGCGGGTCAATTATCAGAAGGGCGTTTATTACGCGGAGAACGGCGATTTCGCCTCGGCGGGCGCGGCGCATCTGGAGACGTTCAAGGTGCTGCCTCAAAGCCTCGCGCAGGTGGAAGGAGGCATGTACGGATTCATGCGCGGCGTGTTTGCCGCCTCGCCCCAGGTGGGATCGGGACATCTGCTCTACGGTTTGGAGGCGTATCATTACGACGGCCCGTGGAAACGCCCGGATGACTATCAGAAATTCAATGGTCTGTTGACTTACAGTCAGGGCGATGCTGCCAATGGCTGGAGCGTCACGGCGCGTGGTTATCACGGGAAATGGGCTTCGAGCGATCAAGTGGCCGCCAGCGCGGTCGCGGATGGTTTGGTGCCGTTTTTCGGTTCGCTCAACGATACGACGGGAGGCGATTCACAACGCTACAGTCTTCAAGCGGAATGGAACCGTGCCGACGCAAACTCCGCCACTCGTCTGGCCGCTTACAGTTTTTATTACGACCTCGATCTCATCTCGGATTTCACTTACTTCCTCGTGGACACCAATCGCGGCGATCAATTTGAACAGACGGATCGGCGCTGGGTCGCCGGAGCGAATGCCGGGCACACGTGGTTCAATGAATGGTTCGCGCGTGACGTGGAGAATACCTTCGGTTTGCAACTGCGGAATGACGTGATCCGCAATGGCCTGTATCAAACCCAGGCCGGTCAGCGGGTGGACAAGGTCAACGCGGATGACGGTCGCGTACTCTCGGCCACGACGCGCGCCGATGATGTGTTGCAAACGAGTTTTGGCGGGTACTACGAAAACCGCATCCAATGGGCCGAGAAGCTGCGCAGCGTCGTCGGACTGCGGGGCGATCTTTATTATTATGACGTGGACAGCAATCTGCCGATTAATTCCGGCGAACGCACGGCGGCGATTGGCAGTCCCAAAGCCAGCTTGATTTTTGGTCCCTGGGCCAGGACGGAAGTTTACGCGCAAGGCGGACTGGGTTTTCACAGCAACGACGGTCGCGGGACCACGACGCGAATGGACCCCCTTACCGGCAATCCGGTGCCGCGGGCTGATCCACTGGTGCAAACTTACGGAGCGGAAGTGGGCGTGCGCACGCTGGCGCTGGAGGGATTGCACAGCACCGTGTCGGTTTGGTGGTTGGATATGGATTCGGAACTCGTGTTCATCGGTGATGCGGGCACCACCGAAGCCAGTCGGCCCAGTCGTCGTTACGGCGTGGAATGGGCCAACTACTACACGCTGGCCCAGCGCCTCACGCTGGACGCGGACTTCTCCTTCTCGCACGCTGAATTTCGGGATCATGATCCGGTGGGCCGACACATTCCCGGTTCGATTGAAAGCGTGATTGCCGCCGGCATCACTTATACCAGTGACGCCGGTTGGTTCGCCGGTTTGCGCCTGCGCTACTTTGGGCCGCGCCCGCTCATGGAGGATAATTCGTTCCGCTCCGGCAGCACCATTTTGCTCGGTGCCCGGCTGGGTTATCGCTTCAATCAAACCTGGACGTTGACGGCGGAGGTGTTCAATTTGCTCAACCGGCGGGATCACGATATTGATTATGCGTACGAATCGCGGGTGCGCCCAGGCGATACGCCAGAAACGCAAATTCATTTTCACCCGGTTGAACCCATCCAGGCGCGCTTCGCGCTCGCGGCGCGATTTTGA